In Lathyrus oleraceus cultivar Zhongwan6 chromosome 2, CAAS_Psat_ZW6_1.0, whole genome shotgun sequence, the DNA window TCTGACTGTGAAATTCCAAGACCTTTATGGATTTACGGTCGAAGGGAATGTCGATGATGTCAATGTGTTGAATGAGGTTAGGGAGAAGGTGAGACAACAGGGTAGAGTTTGGTGGGCATTAGAGGCTAACAAAGGTGTTAATTGGTATCTTCATACAACCATAGGACAAGGGAGTGCTCTTACTTCTTCATTGAAATTCTCTGCATTGGCTAATGCTATTACTTTGAAAAAGTTGATAAGGAAAGGGATTCCACCTGTTCTTAGGCCTAAGGTTTGGTTTTCGTTGTCCGGGGCTGCGAAGAAAAAGTCCACGGTTCCTGATAGTTATTATGATGATTTGACCAAAGCTGTGGAGGGGAAGGTCACCCCTGCTACTAGACAGATAGATCATGTGAGTTTTTCGCCTTTTTTGTTTATGATCATCATCACACAATTTGGGGTTTGATTGTTTTGATCGCGTGTTTGTGTATAACATCGTCCTTATGTCTTGTTCGTTTGTTTCCCTTTTATTTGACATGTATTTGCAGTTATGCTGTGTTGTTGATCATCTCCAATTGAAATTGATTGGGGAATCACATTGTCTATACATTTACATTGTTGATTTTGGGAATAGTTTTTCAGACAAATCTTGCTGCAGATTATTTATGATCCTCACAGGGTTGACTTTCATATTTTTTGCCGTGATTAGCAAAATTTATTATTTATGTATGACAATGAGAGTTAAGAAAGATTCATGAGTGGTGAATCATATAGCTTTAGCTCTTGTAAATAATGTATATGTTCTTGAGTATATGCTGATCAGAAAAACATATGAGCTTGTATGATCCTCTCCGCGACGCAGTTTAAAGATTCGAGACCAACTTTATATATCGTGACTGTTGGAGATATGGATGTTATTTATTTACTTATCCAACAATTATGAATTCCATTAGTTGTTTGATGCGATCTTCAATTGATGTCTGTTTGAGAGTACTTCGAATTTTTTCTGATTctaatttatttttcataaaaCAAATTTACAGGACCTACCGAGAACTTTCCCGGGTCATGCTTGGTTAGACACTCCCGAGGGGCATGCTGCTCTTAGGCGTGTTCTTGTTGCGTATTCTTTCCGTGATTCTGAAGTTGGGTATTGTCAGGTGTGTGCAGCTCTGATCTTCTTTTTCTGAAATTTTCCCCCTTGTTAACTACATTAAAGATATGTCCGGTAACGTTGAATTTGACTCGACTAAATGCCTCATGTTTGCTCCAGGGTTTAAACTATGTTGCAGCACTGTTGTTGCTGGTCATGAAAACCGAAGAAGATGCATTCTGGATGCTTGCTGTCTTGTTGGAAAATGTCCTCGTTAACGACTGTTACACAAACAACTTATCAGGATGCCATGTTGAACAAAGAGTGTTTAAAGATTTACTGACTAAAAAGTGTCCGAG includes these proteins:
- the LOC127117490 gene encoding uncharacterized protein LOC127117490 gives rise to the protein MYGTKGKIDLAFEYQSQASILRPSIHSRRANLTVKFQDLYGFTVEGNVDDVNVLNEVREKVRQQGRVWWALEANKGVNWYLHTTIGQGSALTSSLKFSALANAITLKKLIRKGIPPVLRPKVWFSLSGAAKKKSTVPDSYYDDLTKAVEGKVTPATRQIDHDLPRTFPGHAWLDTPEGHAALRRVLVAYSFRDSEVGYCQGLNYVAALLLLVMKTEEDAFWMLAVLLENVLVNDCYTNNLSGCHVEQRVFKDLLTKKCPRIATHLEALEFDVSLVTTEWFLCLFSKSLPSETTLRVWDVIFYEGAKVIFNVALAIFKMKEDQLIITHHVGEVINVLHTTTHHLFDPDDLLTVAFNQIGSMTTNTISKQRKKQEPEVMKELDQRIRRLNSLKVDDK